A window of Flammeovirga kamogawensis genomic DNA:
AAATTCGTTTTATAGAATCTTATATAAAGTCATTAACTAAAAAAACTAAGATTTTTTCAATTTTGCGAGCTTTTTCTTCGATCCGAAGATAAAATCAACAAGTCCTCTTACTTCTCCATCAGCATTTGCTTGCTGAAATTTCTTATATAATTGGAGGTGTTTCTCTGGATCAACGTTAAATTTATCTTTTCCTTCCTCTAGCTTTTGTTTAGAACGATGAAATAGTTGTCTACAATGATCTGCTTTTTTCTTTGCAATTTCTGTAATTTCATTGTAGTTCATATTGAATGCTTCTTTCATTAGATAAACACTAAGTTCAGCATCAGTAAGTCTTTTCATCATATTTCGCAAACCATCTGATAATTCAGCAGCCTTATCATTCGACCAATTTTCGAAAGGATCTAGCTGGAAGTTATTAGTAATATTTGACCAATTATCTACGAGATGTTCTTTTTTTCTTTTTAAACTTTCGAGATGATTTAGGCAAGTATTAGTAATCGTTTTTATCAAATAATTTTTGATATCTTCTATTTTTGAGAGGTCAACTCTTAATATCTTTATAAAAGTTTCTTGTACCATATCTTCTGCATCTGATGCTACACCTAAAATTCGGTAGGCAACAGTGTAAAGCAAAGGACGATATTCGGTGATTGCTTGTTCAGCTAACATAATGTTGGTTACAAGTGGTAGTGTATAATTGATTATGATTAATAATCCATATCTTAATTCATTGCAATTTAATGAAAAACTTTGATGGAATAATACTATTTAAAGTAATAAATACTATTTCTAAAGAAATTATATGATTTAATTTAATGAGTTCTTCAAATAAGTTAAATCTCAATAGAGGTTTTAACTTATTTTTTAATTCAAAAATGAGTGTTTATTCATTATTTAAATTGTAAGTAATTGATTTTTATATATTTAAATGTAAATAGGAAAGTCATAAATTGTGTAAATAATTTTTGATTTCATGTAGAATATTTCTTTATTATTTTTAAATAATATAGGTATATGATAAGCTATTTATTGAGGGGATTAATCTTAAAAACAAAAAAAAAGCACAAGAAGAAACTTCCAGTGCTTTTAACCCAAAAACTAACTATTACTCTTAATCTTTATATTTTCATAAGCCCATTTTATAGAGCCGATTAAATCATTTTTTATAATTAATCTAACGGTGAATACTTATTCACTGTTGTTGTTTTGGTGTGAATATTCTTAAATAATATTTATTTAAAATAGACATAAAAAAAAAGCATTAGAAGAATCTTCCAATGCTTTTTCATAACCCAAAAACTAACTATTACTCTTAATCTTTATATTTTCATAAGCTCGTTTTATAGAGCTGATTAAATCATTTTTTATAATTAATCTAACGGTGAATACTTATTCACTGTTGTTGTTTTAGTGTGAATATTCTTAAATAATATTTATTTAAAATAGACATAAAAAAAAAGCATTAGAAGAATCTTCCAATGCTTTTTCATAACCCAAAAACTAACTATTACTCTTAATCTTTATATCTTAAAAACTCTATTGAGTTTATTATTTCAAATCTTATAAATATACTAACGTGTGTATTGACTTGAGGTTTATAAAGTTGTTCAAACAAATTACAATAGTAGTTAATGAATGAAAATTTTAATATAATGTGTTTACTTCTTTTTTCAGATTCATTAGTGCTATATCAATAGGAGTGGCATTTTCTGAAATACTATTTTCCAGAATAGCTTTTGCCAATTCAAATCCAGTAGCATCTTTTCCTAAAGATTGTGCAACACTATTAATGAATGATATACTTTCTTCTTTTACTCCTCGAATCGTTTCCCATAATTCTGGAGAAATATATATTTGTTGTGAAAGGTTATGGTTAAACTCTTCCTTTATCGTCATTATTAAGCTTTGATGAAATAAAGTAGCAGGAATTTCATCATAATTAATACGATCCATCAATTCTCTATAATTTATTCTCTCTAAGAAAAGAGCCATTCTTTCGTATGCTTGTAATC
This region includes:
- a CDS encoding DUF7935 family protein, whose amino-acid sequence is MTTDLLDLLKMTIPAGIVLYGAFVLVKMFLQKDYDTLSIKIKSSQIEQTLPLRLQAYERMALFLERINYRELMDRINYDEIPATLFHQSLIMTIKEEFNHNLSQQIYISPELWETIRGVKEESISFINSVAQSLGKDATGFELAKAILENSISENATPIDIALMNLKKEVNTLY
- a CDS encoding sigma-70 family RNA polymerase sigma factor, with product MLAEQAITEYRPLLYTVAYRILGVASDAEDMVQETFIKILRVDLSKIEDIKNYLIKTITNTCLNHLESLKRKKEHLVDNWSNITNNFQLDPFENWSNDKAAELSDGLRNMMKRLTDAELSVYLMKEAFNMNYNEITEIAKKKADHCRQLFHRSKQKLEEGKDKFNVDPEKHLQLYKKFQQANADGEVRGLVDFIFGSKKKLAKLKKS